From a single Phacochoerus africanus isolate WHEZ1 chromosome 11, ROS_Pafr_v1, whole genome shotgun sequence genomic region:
- the RPA3 gene encoding replication protein A 14 kDa subunit, giving the protein MVDVMELPKSRINASMVTQFIDQPVCFVGRLEKIHPTGKMFILSDGEGKNVTIELMEPLDEEISGIVEVVGRVTGKATIMCVSYIQFKEDNHPFDLGLYNEAVKIIHEFPQYFPLGVVQHG; this is encoded by the exons ATGGTGGACGTGATGGAGTTGCCCAAATCGCGCATCAACGCCAGCATGGTAACTCAGTTCATCGACCAGCCGGTCTGCTTCGTAGGGAGGCTGGAGAAG attcatcccactggaaaaatgtttattctttcagatggagaaggaaaaaatgtaacCATTGAGTTGATGGAGCCT CTTGATGAAGAAATCTCTGGAATCGTGGAAGTGGTTGGAAGAGTCACAGGCAAAGCAACCATTATGTGTGTCTCTTATATCCAGTTTAAAGAAGATAACCATCCTTTTG aTCTTGGACTTTATAATGAAGCTGTGAAAATTATCCATGAGTTCCCTCAGTATTTTCCTTTGGGTGTTGTGCAGCATGGTTGA